From a region of the Neobacillus niacini genome:
- a CDS encoding aminoglycoside adenylyltransferase domain-containing protein, which translates to MTLSNFPTTISHLPNNVTEVLQNLLYGIQEAIGENLVGIYLRGSLALGDFDPKTSDIDFLVVINDTITEEKFANLSVFHSQLASFPNQYALDLEGAYIDLDALKRYRAGEIHPTIYRGGGLQWGEHRINWVLERWTVREHGITLIGPDPKKLIEPISVEELYSAVLVRLRDWVDYANQLDDPTWRLPLSHKAYVVETMCRVMFTLDCGDICSKPHAILWALETFPEPWRSLVERSQSWRIDNVTSPDVNIISEVMRFVHWVASKAGLSKQ; encoded by the coding sequence ATGACCTTATCGAATTTTCCAACAACAATTAGCCATCTTCCCAATAATGTGACTGAGGTTCTTCAAAATCTATTGTACGGAATCCAAGAAGCAATTGGAGAAAATCTTGTAGGCATTTATTTACGTGGTTCACTCGCTTTAGGTGACTTCGATCCAAAAACTAGTGATATTGACTTTTTAGTTGTAATCAACGACACAATTACAGAAGAAAAGTTTGCTAACCTAAGTGTGTTTCATTCTCAACTTGCAAGTTTCCCAAATCAGTATGCCCTAGATCTAGAGGGAGCATATATCGATCTCGATGCACTAAAACGTTATCGAGCAGGGGAAATTCACCCAACCATATATAGAGGTGGGGGTTTACAGTGGGGTGAACACCGTATTAACTGGGTGTTGGAACGTTGGACTGTTCGCGAACATGGAATTACCCTAATTGGACCAGACCCAAAGAAACTCATTGAACCGATTTCGGTGGAGGAACTTTATTCAGCCGTCTTGGTTCGTTTGCGAGATTGGGTAGACTATGCAAATCAGTTAGATGATCCTACTTGGCGTCTTCCCCTTAGTCATAAAGCTTATGTGGTGGAGACGATGTGTCGAGTCATGTTTACGTTAGATTGTGGAGATATATGTAGTAAACCACATGCTATTTTATGGGCACTTGAAACGTTTCCTGAGCCATGGCGTTCCTTGGTTGAACGGTCACAGTCGTGGCGTATCGACAACGTTACTTCTCCTGATGTGAATATCATCTCTGAGGTAATGCGATTCGTTCATTGGGTCGCCTCTAAAGCAGGGCTTTCTAAACAGTAA
- a CDS encoding zinc-ribbon domain-containing protein, with product MASKVSKEYCLAAVNPKLAQEWHSRRNNSLTPFDIPPNSHKKVWWKCQKGHEWEARCAYRNRGQGCPECSNKRVGKDNNLAVTHQHIASEWHPTKNKKTPYEVTYGSQQKVWWQCQRGHEWQMPVKARTVEQQGCIKCKQGFQSSIPEQAIFMYVKRAFPDTVSRYKVNGKVEVDVFIPSLQLAIEYDGRVYHQDKKQKDFQKNQFLKEQGIKLIRILEFEKKRNLMPQTEHPNTFIHAFNKHYSKEYFQSLDLAVLCIFNFIQKNLGVKLCSILIIDSYSERTAIYGQISTTTWENSLAICHPELMKEWNYEKNHGLSPFKVPRGAKQSVWWRCEKGHEWEAVVSNRTKSINPSGCPDCYRDLGENTLVHTHPDLANEWNYKKNIGKLPEQYSFGSHEKIWWKCPNGHDWEAHIYNRTRSNKNPSTCPKCRSIAFTHPHLVEEWDYEKNGILNPWEVTTKSAQEVWWKCKEGHEFKAIVYNRTREKNATNCSICLKNRKLGAKSLLQNTRIY from the coding sequence ATGGCTAGTAAAGTTAGCAAAGAATACTGTCTTGCTGCGGTTAATCCAAAATTGGCACAAGAATGGCACTCCAGAAGAAATAATTCTCTCACACCGTTTGATATTCCACCAAATTCTCATAAAAAAGTTTGGTGGAAATGCCAAAAAGGTCATGAATGGGAAGCTAGATGTGCTTACCGAAACAGAGGGCAAGGTTGCCCTGAATGTAGTAATAAAAGAGTGGGAAAAGATAATAACTTAGCAGTCACACACCAACACATTGCTTCTGAATGGCATCCTACCAAAAATAAAAAAACTCCTTATGAGGTTACTTACGGGTCACAACAAAAAGTATGGTGGCAATGTCAAAGAGGACACGAGTGGCAAATGCCCGTAAAAGCACGTACAGTTGAACAACAAGGTTGTATTAAATGTAAACAAGGGTTTCAAAGTTCAATTCCTGAGCAAGCAATATTTATGTATGTAAAACGAGCTTTTCCCGATACCGTTAGCCGTTATAAAGTAAATGGAAAAGTGGAAGTGGATGTTTTTATTCCTTCTTTACAGTTAGCAATTGAATATGATGGAAGGGTCTATCACCAAGATAAAAAGCAGAAAGATTTTCAAAAGAATCAGTTTCTGAAAGAGCAAGGAATCAAGTTGATAAGAATTTTAGAGTTTGAGAAAAAAAGAAATTTAATGCCACAGACCGAACACCCTAACACATTTATCCATGCTTTTAATAAGCATTATTCAAAAGAATATTTTCAAAGTCTTGACCTAGCCGTTTTGTGTATTTTTAACTTCATTCAAAAAAATCTTGGTGTAAAACTCTGTTCAATTCTAATTATTGATTCTTATTCAGAAAGAACGGCAATTTACGGTCAGATTTCAACCACAACTTGGGAAAATAGTTTAGCTATATGCCATCCCGAATTGATGAAAGAATGGAATTATGAAAAAAATCACGGTCTTTCTCCTTTTAAAGTACCAAGGGGAGCAAAGCAATCGGTTTGGTGGCGATGTGAGAAAGGACATGAATGGGAAGCAGTTGTATCTAATAGAACAAAGTCTATCAATCCCTCTGGATGCCCCGATTGTTATAGAGATTTGGGGGAGAATACACTTGTTCATACACACCCCGACTTAGCAAATGAATGGAACTACAAAAAGAATATTGGCAAATTACCCGAACAATATTCTTTTGGTTCTCATGAAAAAATATGGTGGAAATGTCCGAACGGTCACGATTGGGAAGCCCATATTTATAATCGGACAAGAAGCAATAAAAATCCTTCCACCTGTCCGAAATGTAGAAGTATTGCTTTTACCCATCCACACTTAGTCGAAGAATGGGATTATGAGAAGAATGGAATTCTTAACCCTTGGGAAGTGACGACCAAATCAGCACAAGAGGTTTGGTGGAAATGTAAAGAAGGGCATGAATTTAAAGCCATTGTTTACAATCGGACAAGAGAAAAAAACGCAACGAATTGTTCTATCTGTTTAAAAAACAGGAAATTAGGAGCAAAAAGTTTGTTACAAAACACCCGCATTTATTAA
- a CDS encoding tyrosine-type recombinase/integrase: MTNQIKDVQPIRNKQQLEDMKWSLRRHCSERDYILFVLGCETGLRVGDLLKLKRQQIVELKSKKQKILKVKEGKTQKIREIYIENCFGEIFQYASNLDSECLFPSRKGYKAITPTQAYRQLNKAAEFAGVESVGNHTLRKTFGYWFYKQTKDVAMLQEILNHSHPSITLRYIGITGEEIKNVLKSFSVFN; the protein is encoded by the coding sequence ATGACCAATCAAATCAAAGATGTACAGCCGATAAGAAATAAGCAACAACTAGAAGATATGAAATGGTCTTTAAGAAGACATTGTAGTGAACGGGATTATATTCTTTTTGTTTTAGGCTGCGAAACTGGTTTAAGAGTAGGTGATCTTCTCAAACTTAAGAGACAGCAAATTGTAGAACTTAAGTCCAAGAAACAAAAGATATTAAAAGTAAAAGAAGGTAAAACCCAAAAGATAAGAGAAATCTATATTGAAAATTGTTTTGGTGAAATATTTCAATATGCATCTAATCTTGATAGTGAATGTTTATTTCCGAGTCGAAAAGGTTACAAGGCAATTACTCCAACACAGGCTTATAGACAATTAAATAAAGCTGCAGAATTTGCTGGAGTTGAAAGTGTTGGAAATCATACCTTAAGGAAAACTTTTGGATATTGGTTTTATAAGCAAACAAAAGACGTGGCTATGCTTCAAGAAATATTAAATCATTCACACCCATCTATAACTTTACGATATATAGGAATTACAGGAGAAGAAATAAAGAATGTTTTGAAATCATTTAGCGTTTTTAATTAA
- a CDS encoding aspartyl-phosphate phosphatase Spo0E family protein has translation MSNADLMKKIEIIRNKMISVGMAEGFTSPNTIRLSETLDKLINLKLIS, from the coding sequence GTGAGTAATGCGGATTTAATGAAGAAAATTGAAATTATTAGAAATAAAATGATTTCAGTTGGGATGGCTGAGGGATTCACTTCACCGAATACAATCAGACTAAGTGAAACTCTCGATAAATTGATTAACCTTAAGTTAATTTCATAA
- a CDS encoding DUF898 family protein, which translates to MSDLTINVNQSYAAQTEGKSYFDGGLLQYIGWSILGGLVTICTLGICYPWAITMILGWKTNHTVINGRRLKFTGSAVGLFGNWIKWWVLTVITLGIYSFWLFIAMEKWKVKHTVFDN; encoded by the coding sequence ATGTCTGATTTAACAATTAATGTAAACCAAAGTTACGCTGCTCAAACAGAAGGAAAGTCTTATTTTGATGGTGGATTATTGCAATACATTGGATGGTCAATTTTAGGTGGGCTAGTGACAATTTGCACACTTGGTATCTGCTATCCTTGGGCAATTACAATGATTTTAGGTTGGAAAACTAATCATACTGTTATTAATGGAAGAAGATTGAAGTTTACTGGATCAGCTGTAGGTTTGTTTGGGAATTGGATAAAGTGGTGGGTTCTAACTGTTATTACATTAGGAATCTATAGTTTTTGGTTATTTATTGCAATGGAAAAATGGAAAGTAAAACATACTGTATTTGATAATTAA
- a CDS encoding helix-turn-helix transcriptional regulator has translation MFGLFGLGKQRSKFGKWVDKKGLTQQEIAEESKVGRTTVSNMCSDPEYSPRIETWVKIQKALKNMGYNVNRDDFFDI, from the coding sequence ATGTTTGGGTTATTTGGATTAGGAAAACAAAGAAGTAAGTTCGGAAAATGGGTTGATAAAAAAGGATTAACCCAACAAGAAATTGCAGAGGAATCTAAAGTAGGAAGAACAACTGTATCAAATATGTGTAGTGATCCTGAATACAGTCCAAGGATTGAAACATGGGTAAAAATTCAAAAGGCATTAAAAAATATGGGTTATAATGTGAATAGAGATGATTTTTTTGATATTTAA
- a CDS encoding FtsK/SpoIIIE domain-containing protein, whose protein sequence is MIFEVVTTTIFGGIALKAYKLKSGAGNDSKKINKIFALSGLNVKDGSQTLTAQQLKKKNIEGGVEYRYRTPLGRSFEDYLSKKEAIQAGLNTRSVKFQMKDIKDYLKDLKFDKNLISNLKEIQIKKLTNNKEVEMFYDGVLKIRVYNEPMSPKIKWEKEFLKPNSWSVLIGLNREDKIYHDFDKRKSIIIAGVPGSGKSVVIKLIITSLILQNPDHVSFSLIDLKEGAAFTRYKNLKQVINFGKNEEEAIEILKDVQEKMNIDYKRIVDAGYEDVTEANRKQRHFLIIDEAADLADTPKAMELITDIVRKGRGSGYYVIYSTQYPSMQAVSSQIKRNIPSRLSYVLDSSTASVTVLDTKGAEDLPDIAGRGIYKDTKTKIIQTPFMSNGVIEELIKPFNVKKEALPNETPEQKARTNSFIVKETRLS, encoded by the coding sequence ATGATTTTTGAAGTTGTTACAACAACAATTTTTGGAGGTATTGCATTGAAGGCTTATAAATTAAAAAGTGGGGCAGGGAACGATTCAAAAAAAATAAATAAAATTTTTGCTCTTAGTGGACTAAATGTGAAAGATGGTAGTCAAACATTAACTGCTCAACAACTGAAAAAGAAGAATATCGAAGGTGGGGTTGAGTACCGTTATCGAACCCCTTTAGGAAGAAGTTTCGAGGATTACTTATCAAAGAAGGAAGCAATTCAAGCTGGTTTAAACACTAGATCAGTTAAGTTCCAAATGAAGGACATTAAAGATTATCTTAAAGATTTAAAGTTTGATAAAAATTTAATTTCTAATCTAAAAGAAATCCAAATTAAGAAACTAACTAACAATAAAGAAGTTGAAATGTTTTATGATGGAGTATTAAAAATTCGAGTGTATAACGAACCAATGTCACCAAAAATTAAATGGGAAAAAGAATTTCTTAAACCTAATTCATGGTCTGTACTTATTGGGCTTAACCGAGAAGATAAAATTTATCATGATTTTGATAAGAGAAAAAGTATTATTATTGCTGGTGTACCGGGTAGTGGTAAAAGTGTTGTTATTAAGTTAATAATAACAAGTTTAATTTTGCAGAATCCCGATCACGTATCCTTCAGTTTGATTGACTTAAAAGAGGGAGCAGCGTTTACAAGATATAAAAATCTAAAACAAGTGATCAATTTCGGTAAAAATGAAGAGGAAGCTATTGAAATATTAAAAGATGTACAAGAAAAAATGAACATTGATTATAAAAGAATTGTTGATGCTGGTTATGAAGATGTAACAGAAGCGAATAGAAAACAAAGACATTTTCTTATCATAGATGAGGCAGCAGACTTAGCAGATACTCCAAAAGCTATGGAACTAATAACTGATATTGTTCGTAAGGGTAGGGGGAGTGGTTATTATGTCATCTACAGCACTCAATATCCTTCTATGCAAGCTGTAAGTTCTCAAATTAAAAGAAATATCCCCTCAAGACTATCTTATGTATTAGATAGTTCTACAGCTTCGGTAACAGTATTAGATACAAAAGGTGCTGAAGATTTACCAGACATTGCAGGGAGAGGTATTTACAAAGATACTAAGACAAAGATAATTCAGACTCCTTTTATGAGTAATGGTGTAATTGAGGAATTAATCAAACCTTTTAATGTAAAGAAGGAGGCTTTACCAAATGAAACCCCTGAACAAAAGGCAAGAACAAATTCTTTTATCGTTAAAGAAACTAGACTATCTTGA
- a CDS encoding replication-relaxation family protein — protein MKPLNKRQEQILLSLKKLDYLDRDQLNRIHRLGTIRNTNRILKQLSNYLSSYREDYSTIYYLNKEGREYVTSEKIRKKTNFVNHVIMRNQFYIYAGFPSKWKNEMKLSDREISIVCDAWFKANGKYHILEVDYQQTMKENRNKIEKYRGLYTNKSMESKLGHVPPLLWLTTTELRKKKLVELLKGLPYGVYTINDIK, from the coding sequence ATGAAACCCCTGAACAAAAGGCAAGAACAAATTCTTTTATCGTTAAAGAAACTAGACTATCTTGACAGAGATCAATTAAATAGAATCCACAGACTAGGTACAATCCGCAATACTAATCGAATCCTCAAACAATTATCCAATTATCTATCATCCTATCGTGAAGATTATTCCACTATTTATTACCTGAATAAAGAAGGCAGAGAATATGTTACTTCTGAAAAAATTAGAAAGAAAACTAACTTTGTTAACCATGTCATTATGAGAAATCAATTTTATATCTATGCTGGTTTTCCTTCTAAATGGAAAAATGAAATGAAACTAAGTGACCGAGAAATTAGCATTGTTTGTGATGCATGGTTTAAAGCTAATGGGAAATATCACATTTTAGAAGTAGACTACCAGCAGACCATGAAAGAAAACAGAAATAAAATTGAAAAGTACAGAGGGCTTTATACCAATAAAAGTATGGAAAGTAAGTTAGGTCATGTTCCACCTTTATTATGGCTTACAACTACAGAACTAAGGAAAAAGAAATTAGTTGAATTATTAAAGGGATTACCTTATGGGGTTTACACAATTAATGACATCAAATAA
- a CDS encoding glutamate-5-semialdehyde dehydrogenase: protein MNNEVIQKAKLVKEASVSLQGKTTQQKNQALQAISEQLLIDQAYILSENEKDIQEAKETSISASMLDRLTLNVERIQAMCDQIELVVSLPDPIGEQLEQFNKENGLVISKRRVPLGALGMIYEARPNVTIDAAALSLKTSNAVLLRGSASAKFSNRALVASIHKALQRVSFPENAVLLIEDTSRESVKELFHLTEYLDLLIPRGGKNLIDLVVNEATVPVIQTGAGNCHVYVDVTAQYEMVVPIILNAKTQRPSVCNSIENLLLHQDFFNEYGKEILEALADANVDIYGDEKVCEVFPKATLATEEHYAEEFSDLLISIKVVDTVEEAIAHINQFGTQHSECIISEDATNVERFLNDVDAAVVYHNASTRFTDGFEFGFGAEIGISTQKLHVRGPMGVPALTTTKFYVQGNGQIRE, encoded by the coding sequence TTGAACAACGAAGTGATTCAAAAAGCAAAGTTGGTAAAAGAAGCTAGTGTTAGTCTACAAGGTAAAACAACTCAACAAAAGAATCAAGCACTACAAGCCATTTCAGAACAACTATTAATAGATCAAGCTTATATTTTAAGTGAAAATGAAAAGGATATACAAGAAGCGAAAGAAACGAGTATATCAGCTTCGATGCTGGATCGTTTAACCTTGAATGTAGAGCGTATTCAAGCGATGTGTGATCAAATTGAGTTAGTCGTATCATTACCAGATCCAATCGGAGAACAGCTAGAACAATTTAATAAAGAAAACGGTCTAGTTATTAGCAAGCGACGTGTACCGCTTGGTGCGTTAGGGATGATTTATGAGGCTCGTCCTAACGTAACAATTGATGCAGCAGCTTTATCTTTAAAAACAAGCAATGCCGTATTATTACGAGGTTCAGCTTCAGCTAAATTTTCAAATCGTGCATTAGTAGCTTCTATTCACAAAGCTTTACAACGAGTATCTTTCCCAGAAAACGCCGTGTTATTAATTGAAGACACATCTCGTGAAAGTGTGAAAGAATTGTTCCATTTAACTGAGTATTTAGACCTTTTAATTCCACGAGGCGGGAAAAATTTAATTGATTTAGTTGTAAATGAAGCAACTGTACCTGTTATTCAAACTGGCGCTGGCAATTGCCATGTATATGTAGATGTAACAGCTCAATATGAGATGGTTGTACCCATTATTTTAAATGCGAAAACGCAGCGTCCGTCTGTATGTAACTCGATTGAAAATTTACTATTACATCAAGATTTCTTTAATGAGTATGGGAAAGAAATTTTAGAGGCATTAGCAGATGCGAATGTGGACATTTACGGAGATGAAAAGGTGTGCGAAGTTTTCCCGAAAGCGACCCTAGCTACAGAAGAACATTACGCAGAAGAATTTTCAGATTTATTGATCAGCATAAAGGTTGTAGATACTGTAGAGGAAGCTATTGCTCACATCAATCAATTTGGTACACAGCATTCTGAATGCATTATTTCCGAGGATGCTACAAATGTAGAGCGATTTTTAAATGATGTGGATGCAGCCGTTGTCTATCACAATGCATCAACGCGATTTACAGATGGTTTTGAATTTGGATTTGGTGCTGAAATTGGCATTTCTACACAAAAATTGCATGTAAGAGGACCAATGGGAGTACCTGCATTAACAACAACAAAATTTTATGTGCAGGGCAATGGTCAAATCCGTGAATAA
- a CDS encoding IS3 family transposase (programmed frameshift): protein MAKKGQEFKSYTDEFKIQAVMKYINGNKSYAVLAEELGIKNCTQLKVWVRKWKDGEQFDTRVGATNPFKGRPRTIFKSVEEERDYLKAQVDYLKKQLSKSGKGGEEITQQIKYEIIDELKDTHRITWLLEIAYVKPASYYKWRATQKDRAERAKQDQDIREHMMGIHLLHPEFGYPRMTTWLNENDYSINHKKVYRLMKEMEIQAIIRKKRKRHGHTPSVIQPNRLNRKFEALAPNQKMVTDITYVSDGKQFYYLSVIQDLFNNEVVAWELSRRNDLELVLNTVSQWTSKKDVAEAVVHSDQGFQYTSKLYNKRLEEYGVKGSHSRKGNCLDNACIESFFSHLKTEKLYIEQCKTEDEIRQAIEDYIYHYNYKRFQKKLNQRAPVEYRHALVA, encoded by the exons ATGGCTAAAAAGGGACAAGAATTTAAGAGTTATACTGATGAATTTAAGATACAAGCAGTTATGAAGTATATCAATGGAAATAAAAGTTATGCGGTTTTAGCTGAAGAACTTGGCATTAAAAATTGTACTCAACTTAAAGTTTGGGTTAGGAAGTGGAAAGATGGGGAACAGTTTGATACAAGAGTTGGAGCTACTAATCCATTCAAAGGTAGGCCACGAACCATATTTAAATCCGTCGAAGAAGAAAGAGATTATTTGAAAGCGCAGGTGGATTATTTAAAAAAGCAGT TATCCAAATCTGGTAAAGGAGGAGAGGAAATCACTCAACAAATCAAATATGAGATCATTGATGAATTAAAAGATACCCATCGTATTACCTGGTTGTTAGAGATCGCTTATGTTAAGCCAGCTAGTTACTATAAGTGGAGGGCTACTCAGAAAGATAGAGCAGAAAGAGCCAAACAAGATCAGGATATAAGAGAACACATGATGGGGATTCATTTACTTCATCCTGAATTTGGATACCCTCGTATGACCACTTGGTTAAATGAAAACGATTATTCAATTAATCATAAAAAGGTATACCGTCTTATGAAGGAAATGGAAATTCAAGCTATCATACGCAAAAAGAGGAAACGACATGGACACACACCTTCTGTGATACAACCTAATCGTCTTAATAGAAAATTCGAGGCATTAGCTCCTAATCAAAAGATGGTTACGGATATTACATACGTTTCGGATGGTAAGCAATTTTATTATTTATCGGTCATTCAAGACTTGTTTAATAATGAAGTTGTAGCATGGGAGTTATCAAGAAGAAATGATCTTGAACTTGTCTTAAATACTGTTTCTCAATGGACAAGCAAAAAAGACGTAGCTGAAGCCGTTGTACATTCAGATCAAGGCTTTCAGTATACGTCTAAGCTATACAACAAACGACTAGAAGAATACGGCGTAAAGGGCAGCCACTCTCGCAAAGGAAACTGCCTGGATAACGCCTGCATCGAATCCTTCTTTTCGCACCTTAAAACAGAGAAGTTGTATATAGAACAGTGTAAAACAGAAGATGAGATTAGACAAGCAATCGAAGATTACATCTACCACTATAATTACAAACGTTTTCAGAAGAAACTAAACCAACGCGCGCCAGTTGAATACCGACACGCGTTAGTCGCATAG
- a CDS encoding MFS transporter, with product MPSILTAPSKIESTVHLQENKLILIWSVTTLIVVMNTTMFNVALPFILKDLSLNSSLGSWLVSGYSIMFAISTLTFGRLSDFVPLSRLLLHGICLLGISSVIGFFSTNFFILLGVRILQAAGAGAVMGLSMIMAGRYIPLSRRGKAMAIIASAASLAFGLGPVLGGVITQYLGWNYLFVVTIFSVLSIPFFLKLLPNEVIKKGHFDLFGSILTGLSVTGLLLFLSTFSYGILLGTVVLFAVWWKYLNKTEEPFIPLTLLRNKQYTKLLLINCSAFFINFSNLFLMPIILTTVFGKEPAELGMIIFPGAVIAVVAGIYIGRLIDRFGNAPLIIFGQLLLLSASILFAWFSSVNPHFILFIYMFASVGFTAISSSISNEITRILPINQIGSGIGIVQLMQFFGAGLGVTISGLLITIQEGLSLEIVYRNIFICFSIINIMASFIYSFYLRRARLKEQS from the coding sequence ATGCCTTCTATTCTAACGGCTCCTTCCAAAATAGAAAGCACGGTGCACTTACAAGAGAATAAACTCATTTTAATATGGAGTGTTACCACTTTGATTGTGGTAATGAATACAACCATGTTTAATGTTGCATTACCCTTTATACTTAAAGACTTATCCTTAAACTCATCCTTGGGCTCATGGCTGGTATCAGGTTATTCCATCATGTTTGCCATTTCAACGTTAACATTTGGACGCCTATCTGATTTTGTTCCCCTCTCAAGACTTCTACTCCATGGAATTTGCCTATTAGGAATATCATCAGTCATCGGCTTCTTTTCAACAAATTTTTTTATCTTATTAGGAGTTAGAATTCTTCAAGCAGCTGGAGCAGGAGCAGTTATGGGATTAAGTATGATCATGGCTGGGCGGTATATCCCTCTATCTAGGCGTGGAAAAGCGATGGCGATTATTGCTTCCGCTGCCTCTTTGGCATTTGGGTTAGGTCCTGTACTAGGGGGAGTGATTACTCAATACTTAGGATGGAATTATCTTTTCGTTGTCACTATTTTTTCTGTCCTGTCTATTCCTTTCTTCCTAAAGTTATTGCCTAATGAGGTGATTAAAAAAGGTCATTTCGATTTATTCGGTTCTATTCTTACGGGGCTTAGTGTAACAGGTCTGTTACTGTTTCTATCTACCTTTTCGTATGGGATACTATTAGGAACAGTTGTTCTTTTTGCGGTATGGTGGAAATATCTTAATAAGACGGAAGAACCGTTTATTCCGCTAACCCTACTTAGAAATAAGCAATATACAAAGCTCCTTCTTATTAATTGTTCCGCTTTTTTCATTAACTTTTCAAATCTGTTTTTAATGCCCATTATTCTCACAACTGTATTCGGAAAAGAACCGGCAGAGCTAGGAATGATTATTTTTCCAGGTGCGGTTATCGCTGTGGTTGCTGGCATCTATATAGGAAGACTCATTGACCGTTTTGGGAATGCACCCTTAATTATTTTTGGGCAGTTATTGTTATTAAGTGCCTCAATCTTATTTGCATGGTTCTCTTCTGTAAATCCCCATTTTATCCTTTTCATTTATATGTTTGCTAGCGTTGGCTTTACGGCAATTTCTTCGAGTATTTCAAACGAGATAACAAGGATCTTGCCAATCAATCAAATTGGTTCGGGGATAGGAATCGTCCAATTAATGCAATTTTTCGGTGCGGGTCTCGGAGTGACTATTTCTGGATTACTCATAACCATTCAAGAAGGTTTATCTTTGGAAATAGTTTATCGAAATATTTTTATTTGCTTCTCGATTATTAACATTATGGCAAGTTTCATATACAGCTTCTATCTTCGTAGGGCTAGGTTAAAGGAGCAAAGTTAA
- a CDS encoding PaaI family thioesterase, whose product MNHLEVLKKIAVGELPGPPVAEVLGFNVTEVEVGRVVVEIDATERLHNPMGTLHGGILCDIADAAMGLAFVTTLAEEELFTTIEIKLNFLKPIFKSRLRAEGKLIKKGSSVGLLECHVYDEKQSLVAHSTSTCMILKGNHNGKRLKIE is encoded by the coding sequence ATGAATCATTTAGAGGTTTTAAAGAAAATAGCGGTCGGTGAATTACCTGGACCTCCTGTTGCGGAGGTATTAGGTTTTAACGTAACGGAAGTGGAAGTAGGCAGAGTTGTAGTTGAAATCGATGCAACTGAAAGGTTACATAATCCAATGGGTACGCTGCACGGCGGAATTTTATGTGACATAGCCGATGCTGCGATGGGCTTAGCATTTGTAACTACATTAGCTGAGGAAGAACTTTTTACGACGATAGAAATTAAATTAAATTTCCTAAAACCTATTTTTAAATCTAGACTTCGAGCTGAGGGAAAATTAATAAAAAAAGGTTCATCAGTCGGATTGCTGGAGTGTCATGTATATGATGAAAAACAAAGTCTCGTGGCACATTCTACAAGTACATGTATGATTTTGAAGGGTAACCATAACGGAAAAAGATTGAAAATTGAATAG
- a CDS encoding TetR/AcrR family transcriptional regulator: MARHKEFDEAEVLRKAMVLFWRNGYEKTSMQDLVDYMNIHRRSIYDTFGDKQTLFLRALQLFEEIIGKRMEQQIKPIISVKLAIRRLFEMVTFSDEEKPPGCFIVNTAVELSLHDEEIADRISKSFSKTESFICELLLQGQISGEISNLLDIEKSSQFIHNSLIGVRVLAKTTKDKEKLQNIIDSTLAVLD, translated from the coding sequence ATGGCTAGACACAAAGAATTTGATGAAGCCGAGGTTTTACGAAAAGCAATGGTGCTTTTTTGGCGAAATGGATATGAAAAAACGTCTATGCAAGATTTAGTTGACTATATGAACATACACCGTCGAAGTATTTATGACACATTTGGGGATAAACAGACGTTGTTTCTACGAGCTTTACAACTCTTCGAAGAAATAATCGGAAAAAGAATGGAGCAACAAATTAAACCTATTATTTCGGTCAAGTTAGCGATAAGAAGATTATTTGAAATGGTGACTTTTTCGGATGAAGAAAAACCCCCAGGATGTTTCATTGTCAATACAGCAGTCGAATTAAGCTTACATGACGAAGAAATTGCTGACAGGATTAGTAAAAGCTTTAGTAAGACAGAATCATTTATATGCGAACTACTATTGCAGGGGCAAATAAGTGGGGAAATATCCAATCTACTTGATATAGAAAAATCATCTCAATTTATTCATAATTCACTTATTGGGGTAAGAGTATTAGCCAAAACAACGAAAGATAAAGAGAAACTTCAAAACATCATTGATTCCACTTTAGCGGTATTAGATTAA